A portion of the Plasmodium gaboni strain SY75 chromosome 5, whole genome shotgun sequence genome contains these proteins:
- a CDS encoding hypothetical protein (conserved Plasmodium protein, unknown function), whose product MPSKSGRVRMPADNRLPVSASLKTSEIWKNSVGYDPYASYEEINKKKEKKDEEIVEKAKNLFNLSKLTGNTSTTIPGACTVCNHIGHLPYQCRNFINLEKYDINNNMNNNEEDDIKERKNLGLMSSDDDSAAHSDSDSDSDSDSDSDSDSDSHSNSNSDSHSNSNSNSHSDYSYKKKKHSHHRSKYKKKHSHHHSKNKKKHSHHHSKNKKKHSHHHSKRKKEKQISHDTHDGDEKHRKYINSKKKKIKKEKREKNYHSRKKKNKYISSSNSSDS is encoded by the coding sequence ATGCCGAGCAAAAGTGGACGAGTGAGAATGCCAGCAGATAACAGACTTCCTGTTTCAGCATCCTTAAAAACATCAGAAATATGGAAGAATTCAGTGGGATATGACCCCTATGCATCttatgaagaaataaataaaaagaaagaaaagaaaGATGAAGAAATTGTTGAAAAGGCAAAGAATCTATTTAATCTTTCTAAATTAACAGGAAATACATCAACAACAATTCCAGGTGCATGTACTGTTTGTAATCATATAGGTCATTTACCTTATCAATGTagaaattttataaatttagaaaaatatgatatcaataataatatgaacaataaTGAAGAGGATGATATAAAGGAAAGAAAAAATCTGGGACTTATGAGCAGTGATGATGATAGTGCTGCTCATAGTGACAGTGATAGTGACAGTGATAGTGATAGTGATAGTGACAGTGATAGTGACAGTCatagtaatagtaatagTGATAGTCatagtaatagtaatagtaatagTCATAGTGACTATTcttataagaaaaaaaaacattcTCATCATCgttcaaaatataaaaaaaaacactCTCATCATcattcaaaaaataaaaaaaaacattcTCATCATcattcaaaaaataaaaaaaaacattcACATCATCATTctaaaagaaaaaaagaaaaacaaatatCACATGACACACATGATGGTGATGAAAAACATcgtaaatatataaattccaagaaaaaaaaaattaaaaaagaaaaaagagaaaaaaattatcatagtagaaaaaagaagaacaaatatatttcttctaGTAATTCTTCAgattcataa
- a CDS encoding putative pre-mRNA-processing ATP-dependent RNA helicase PRP5 — MYNILNYIYKDNKEEKKNDKDKDVDVKIKKHDSDDSDDALKKDNRSNSKKKDVDKNTYYDNSYNNEEEDRRKKKRDSRKYSVDDSYNKIKNKIYNDHKTDEYDSYAYKKKSSYHHINREKYLDEKKKKYYERRDKKSKRRSYDYSSNYDESDDSNRSGYYNERSKKYYKYQDKKKKEKKRKRRYHHTDDYDDDDHLESSSSSSSSSKGSINVREKQKHKKIYSYEKERKRKKRDSNSSSYSSYDEDTKERDKKRKSYHHDYIKDDKKKKNYHKYESNEVNNNNNNNNNNNNNNNNNKDMSNEDINEPHETHETPININNMSKENQRICEENKIEKEIEKISDVKEITTTENNNLSRLERLKLFARKIKKTNETTNEKTNETTNEKHTKFTLNTKVNKITNLNIFMNDEDDEIDNSREKIFDMKNENNLSEQNVDDNNYKVDIKKKKEEKNKNQINQNHKMKEKKKIKNNNNNSSSSYDDNGDDLLLVQNNNTNEDALDLYMKDIEEAWEEENKNVKQTITLDEIYTYDMNKHKYEHYINPKNNEEKKDNVEKENIYNNNNNVNTQEDVENIYKKNNKKTITNNNYCDEYTHCDDEDTFHKLFVEELKKKTEEDMKRNEKDNMNEFNLRDSKNKKMNKELSVSFDSSDDTDNREDTVSSNKSELNYEENGMKKMNKKILEVNHDEIDYVPIKKNIYVQVKEITNMKDSDVEMFRKNNGNIIVRGKNCPRPIQYFYQCGLPSKILQILERKNFKKMYNIQMQTIPALMCGRDVIAIAETGSGKTLSYLFPLIRHVLHQEPLRNNDGPISIILTPTRELSIQVKNEAKIYCKAVDIDILAVYGGSNISRQLKRLKKGVEILVGTPGRIIDILTVSNCKVTNLNRVSFVVLDEADRLLDLGFESQIYNILRNCRKDKQTAMISATFPNYIQNMAKKLLYKPIEIIVGEKGKTNNNIYQFVEIIEESKKVFRLLKLLGEWINYGLILIFVNKQIEADLLYLELYKYDYNLLVLHGGQNQTDRQYTLEKFKKEENKILIATSVMARGIDIKNIILVINYQCPDHIEDYIHRIGRTGRSNNIGYAYTFILPDEYSKAYDIYNLLKNNIYYLNKTIDIPQDLENMIIEYANINSINDKQKTKYKNLGYKGKGYKFTPDEKSRQQIDIALAKKELGYTQENDDKENIQIDDELVDNLEHNNNIDSNENNLEHNKNFNNSQDNKDSKNLYTQHNIHNNITFEDKNFGGSKNMNKKNNTNDKKNTNDKKNTNNQFTDISKVEQEIQRIKMNDTMELSLKAKKINELMKTYNFLTLQENHDKILKNAQYEEFDRIAEKEALKATEHILDEKEKKLIFNKTKEDIKNKLIQNKIQSDTMNQSIQRNMLLSALRTKNMKKYSPYLPHTYITEDNNILEEFYINNYPQHVRLKISHKDVLAKIADMSGATCQIKGQYSNPSQPNKQNFLLDTKQLHIEIIAHTYNQIQIARNELNSLLNTFMLSCNIKGKRASTAWAPPQ, encoded by the coding sequence ATGTACAATATTTTGAActacatatataaagataataaagaagaaaagaaGAATGACAAAGATAAGGATGTGgatgtaaaaataaaaaaacatgATTCTGATGATAGTGATGATgcattaaaaaaagataacagaagtaatagtaaaaaaaaagatgtTGATAAGAACAcatattatgataatagttataataatgaagagGAAGATaggagaaaaaaaaaaagggaTTCTAGAAAATATAGTGTGGATGattcttataataaaataaaaaataaaatatataatgatcATAAAACAGATGAATATGATTCCTATGcatataagaaaaaatcATCCTATCATCATATTAATCGTGAAAAATATCTAgacgaaaaaaaaaagaaatattatgaacgtagagataaaaaaagtaaaagAAGAAGTTATGATTATTCTTCTAATTATGATGAAAGTGATGATAGTAACAGATCTggttattataatgaaagaagcaaaaaatattataaatatcaagataaaaagaaaaaagaaaagaaaagaaaaagaagatatCACCATACAGATGATTATGACGATGACGATCATCTTGAAAGTTCTTCAAGTAGTAGTTCTTCTAGTAAGGGTTCAATAAATGTAAgagaaaaacaaaaacataaaaaaatatattcatatgaaaaagaaagaaaaagaaaaaaaagagataGTAATAGTAGTAGTTATAGTAGTTATGATGAGGATACAAAAGAACGTGATAAGAAGAGAAAATCATATCATcatgattatataaaggatgataaaaaaaaaaaaaattatcataaatatGAATCGAATGAAGTtaacaacaacaacaacaacaacaacaacaacaataataataataataataataaagatatgTCAAATGAAGATATCAACGAACCACATGAAACACACGAAACACCTATCAATATTAATAACATGTCAAAAGAAAACCAAAGAATATgtgaagaaaataaaattgaaaaGGAAATAGAGAAAATATCTGATGTAAAAGAAATTACAACTAcagaaaataataatttaagCAGATTAGAAAgattaaaattatttgctcgaaaaataaaaaaaacaaatgaGACAACAAATGAGAAAACAAATGAGACAACAAATGAAAAACATACTAAATTTACTTTAAATACTAAGGTGAATAAAATAACGAAtctaaatatatttatgaatgACGAAGATGATGAGATTGATAATTCaagagaaaaaatatttgacATGAAAAATGAAAACAACTTAAGTGAACAAAATGTGGATGACAATAATTATAAAgttgatataaaaaaaaaaaaagaggaaaaaaataaaaaccaaataaatcaaaatcataaaatgaaggaaaaaaaaaaaataaaaaataataataataatagtagtaGTAGTTATGATGATAATGGTGATGATTTACTTCTTgttcaaaataataataccAATGAAGATGCTCTGGATCTTTATATGAAAGATATAGAAGAAGCATGggaagaagaaaataaaaatgtaaagCAAACTATAACGTTAGatgaaatatatacatatgatatgaataaacataaatatgaacattatattaaccctaaaaataatgaagaaaaaaaagataatgttgaaaaagaaaatatttataataataataataatgtgaATACACAAGAAGATgtagaaaatatatataagaagaataataagaagactattacaaataataattattgtGATGAATATACTCATTGTGATGATGAAGACACGTTTCACAAATTATTTGTAGAAgaacttaaaaaaaaaacagaagaagatatgaaaagaaatgaaaaggataatatgaatgaatttaatttaagagattcaaaaaataaaaaaatgaataaagAATTAAGTGTATCATTTGATAGTTCAGATGATACAGATAATAGAGAGGATACTGTAAGTAGTAATAAAAGTGAATTAAATTATGAAGAGAATGgtatgaaaaaaatgaataagaaaatattagaAGTAAATCATGATGAAATAGATTATGTACctattaaaaaaaatatatatgtacagGTTAAAGAAATAACAAATATGAAAGATAGTGATGTTGAAATgtttagaaaaaataatggAAATATAATAGTTCGAGGAAAAAATTGTCCACGTCCaatacaatatttttatcaatGTGGATTACcatcaaaaatattacaaatattagaaagaaaaaattttaaaaaaatgtataatatacaaatgCAAACAATACCTGCATTAATGTGTGGACGTGATGTTATAGCTATAGCTGAAACTGGAAGTGGAAAAAcattatcatatttattcCCTTTAATTAGACATGTATTACATCAAGAACCTTTAAGAAATAATGATGGACCAATATCAATTATTTTAACTCCTACAAGAGAATTAAGTATACAAGTAAAAAACGAGGcgaaaatatattgtaaaGCTGTAgatatagatatattagCTGTTTATGGTGGTTCAAATATATCTAGACAATTAAAGAGATTAAAAAAAGGAGTAGAAATATTAGTTGGAACACCTGGACGTATAATCGATATATTAACTGTAAGTAATTGTAAAGTTACCAATTTAAATCGTGTATCCTTTGTTGTTTTAGATGAAGCTGATAGATTATTAGATTTAGGATTTGAAtcacaaatatataatattttaagaaATTGTAGAAAAGACAAACAGACAGCTATGATTTCAGCTACGTTTccaaattatatacaaaatatggcaaagaaattattatataaaccgatagaaataattgtaggagaaaaaggaaaaacaaataataatatatatcaatttGTTGAAATAATTGAAGAATCAAAAAAAGTATTTCGCTTATTAAAACTTTTAGGAGAATGGATAAATTATGgattaatattaatatttgtaaataaacaaatagaagcagatttattatatttagaattatataaatatgattataatttattagTATTACATGGAGGACAGAATCAAACAGATCGTCAATATACTTTagaaaaatttaaaaaagaagaaaataaaatctTAATAGCTACATCTGTTATGGCTAGAGGTAttgatattaaaaatattattctaGTAATTAATTATCAATGTCCTGATCATATTGAAGATTATATACATCGTATTGGAAGAACTGGAAGATCTAATAATATTGGATATGcatatacatttatattaccagatgaatattcaaaagcatatgatatatataatttattaaaaaataatatatattatttaaataaaactATAGATATACCACAAGATTTAGAAAATATGATTATTGAATATGCcaatattaatagtattaatgataaacaaaaaacaaaatataaaaatctTGGTTATAAAGGTAAAGGTTATAAATTTACTCCAGATGAAAAATCTAGACAGCAAATAGATATAGCATTAGCCAAAAAAGAATTAGGATATACACaagaaaatgatgataaagaaaatatacaaatagATGATGAACTTGTTGATAATCTAGAAcataacaataatattgatTCTAATGAAAACAATTTGGAACACaacaaaaattttaataattctcAAGACAATAAAGattcaaaaaatttatatacacaacataatattcataataatattacttttgaagataaaaattttggaggttctaaaaatatgaacaaaaaaaataatacaaatgataagaaaaatacaaatgataagaaaaatacaaataatcAATTTACAGATATTTCAAAGGTCGAACAAGAAATACAAAGAATCAAAATGAATGATACAATGGAATTATCTTTAAAagcaaaaaaaattaatgaatTAATGAAAACTTATAATTTCTTAACACTTCAAGAAAATCatgataaaattttaaaaaatgcACAATATGAAGAATTTGATAGAATAGCTGAAAAAGAAGCTTTAAAAGCAACAGAACATATACTagatgaaaaagaaaaaaaattaatctttaataaaacaaaagaagatatcaaaaataaattaatacaaaataaaatacaatCAGATACTATGAATCAAAGTATACAAAGAAATATGTTATTAAGTGCATtaagaacaaaaaatatgaaaaaatattctcCATATTTACcacatacatatataacagaagataataatatattagaagaattctatattaataattatccACAACATGTACGTTTAAAAATATCACATAAAGATGTATTAGCAAAAATAGCTGATATGTCAGGTGCTACATGTCAAATTAAAGGACAATATTCTAATCCTTCACAACcaaataaacaaaatttCTTATTAGATACTAAACAATTACATATAGAAATTATAGCACATACATATAATCAAATCCAAATAGCTAGAAATGAACTGAACTCATTATTAAATACATTTATGCTTAGTTGTAATATTAAAGGTAAAAGAGCTTCAACCGCCTGGGCACCACCCCAATAA
- a CDS encoding single-stranded DNA-binding protein, which translates to MLYIILPLVIYFNYVFYSTYGYIIGDVKVHQLNNIINKRIIKSRKVSMFKINLQNDFNYENKRFYNNMNRNVMNEKSLNKIMLIGRVGCEPDIKILNGGDKVATFSLATNEFWRDRNTNELKSKTDWHRIVVYDQNIVDLIDKYLRKGRRVYVQGSLHTRKWYGNDVNNQPKQITEIILSYNKGDLIFLDDKRNFIQRNNANNINAENQQHINNDHINNEHINNNDNNNSNSNDFIPLSANDKIIEDKEFNDTLDNNNEEDNFQSNNDAFDKHEGIYDKMNVQEFEE; encoded by the coding sequence atgttatatattattttacccctagtaatatatttcaattATGTGTTCTACTCCACATATGGTTATATAATAGGTGATGTAAAGGTACATCAACtaaacaatataataaataagaGGATCATAAAAAGTCGAAAAGTAAGTATGttcaaaataaatttacAAAATGATTTTAACTATGAAAACAAAAGgttttataataatatgaatagAAATGTAATGAATGAAAAAtctttaaataaaataatgttaATAGGAAGAGTAGGATGTGAACcagatataaaaatattgaatGGTGGTGATAAAGTAGCAACATTTAGTTTAGCAACCAATGAATTCTGGAGAGATAGAAATACTAATGAATTAAAATCTAAAACTGATTGGCATAGAATTGTTGTTTATGATCAAAATATTGTTGATTTAAttgataaatatttaagAAAAGGTAGAAGAGTATATGTTCAAGGATCATTACATACAAGAAAATGGTATGGTAATGATGTAAATAATCAACCTAAACAAATAACagaaattattttatcatataataaaggagatttaatatttctagatgataaaagaaattttaTTCAAAGAAATAATgcaaataatataaatgcTGAAAATCAacaacatataaataatgatcACATCAATaatgaacatataaataataatgataataataatagtaatagtaaTGATTTCATTCCTTTAAGTGcaaatgataaaattataGAAGATAAAGAATTTAATGATACCCTAGATAATAACAATGAAGAAGATAATTTTCAATCAAACAATGATGCTTTTGACAAACATGAGGGAATATATGACAAAATGAATGTCCAAGAATTTGAAGaatga
- a CDS encoding hypothetical protein (conserved Plasmodium protein, unknown function), translating to MSSTCNNIVDLVRSKKELLTGEKKMRKKSCNIERKDIDNESDKLIDKNILINNFLNSEKLIKEIQLLNNISFRSATYLLKIEIEKIEKLITCNNWKQVPSIYKKSAENILLKKNEYIKNLKTKLLNKNKAYNIIQDHTKKKNKSSSQNENNINNDNINDNNIYNNNNNSIYNSCYNLINKNDEKKFSTHLSSSSNSSSLSAYSSTTNTSGDSSFSNTHKENNFFSNINCNSYLKGNKQTKKKKLDNHVCKKTQKRNDKKYNIRGGNIRDDKKKNIYNTKRKDTNMIKLNNEDIKDNINYKGNFYDNNNKHEIKNNEYYYYDDEQNVDSYNGLCYSNRKNNIFCFSNNQENQKDDRINIETNHNYMNNNTHNNNNNNNNNIHSYLPNRYGDKSSNHQTKERRKLHTSNLINNMETNNEREEEKKCSSVFSINNLQCGTRKYIKSASVCNFSCGNFFNNSKDEDIYNNKIIENECFNLKTGTNVSTKNKKKMIPNFERHTVSSFIKNLSAQKSLQEKINNHHMMIKKKMYENKERRTSTNTCCTTLCGPLTKTELQRNFLNDINYIGDMDDIYNMNKLKWIQHNNNNIKQKNNHIHERCEDGTCDNYEDYNIDENNIDLNNIHKNYINDDKILVYKKLLNNVMNKKNEKYNIRKKSKLSIEKKIDLFHMNSLNEDYSWVKNLRNYNNTQENKNEKINKNKNEKKISLQKISLISKKSSNILNNSYDDNNVIINENQKINQTNKKSNKQTKYISTSKLNNNNINLEDNVKGNCHSYNHSVGNTYPLMNNSLYMDMKKENVKKKNVEQKNVKKKNVEQKNVKQKNVVQKNVKKKNVYIEDTTNFKNHLENYENDKKKELNNNENYNNNNILPNNYHSNKDMWSHKHITLPRLYENNNSLSCNHQINLEDKMPLKKINQHKSDMIQENYQHMKYLLNNNNNNKEAKYFELLISSPQKNNIQPCEQSSCINTSNIDYNITDESITGCMNNIFTNIKKKKSNNNNNNIKYVNIKLQGNKLTLNDNLYIKKNESNHITKENNIHINNNNNNNNNNYIHNHIYNNTCSNQNNNYIHSLSKDTSKKTNEKTSNILNMNKYATKEEYSQNNVKEQDKIFQDTNNFQNFNNIICNKIIDAPLKNMSFNNNIPDNIDTNPDEFSGTKTLSIYNNHLIKENENNDIYKNNDICKNNDIYKNNDIYKNNFNSHEENITNPLALSKEN from the coding sequence ATGAGTAGTACTTGTAACAATATTGTCGACCTGGTCAGAAGCAAAAAGGAACTTCTTACAGGTGAAAAAAAGATGAGGAAAAAAAGTTGTAATATAGAAAGAAAGGATATAGATAATGAAAGTGACAAACTGatagataaaaatatattaataaataattttttaaactCAGAAAAActtataaaagaaatacaattattgaataatatatcattcAGAAGTGctacatatttattaaaaatagaaattgaaaaaatagaaaaattaattacTTGTAATAATTGGAAACAAGTTCCTTccatatataaaaaatcagccgaaaatattttactaaaaaaaaatgaatatataaaaaatttaaaaacaaaattgttgaataaaaataaggcatataatattattcaagatcatactaaaaaaaaaaataaaagttcttctcaaaatgaaaataatataaacaatgacaatataaatgataacaatatttataataataataataacagtatttataatagttgttataatttgattaataaaaatgatgaaaagAAATTCTCTACACATTTAAGTTCATCGTCAAACTCCTCATCTCTGTCAGCATATTCTTCTACAACAAATACTTCTGGTGATTCTTCCTTCTCAAACACACATAAAGaaaacaattttttttctaatataaATTGCAACTCTTATTTGAAAGGAAAcaaacaaacaaaaaaaaaaaaattagataATCATGTGTGTAAGAAGAcacaaaaaagaaatgacaaaaaatataacataagAGGAGGTAACATAAGAGatgacaaaaaaaaaaatatatataacacCAAAAGAAAAGACACTAACatgataaaattaaataacgaagatattaaagataatattaattataaagGTAATTTCTATGATAATAACAACAAAcatgaaataaaaaacaatgaatattattattatgatgatgaaCAGAATGTAGATAGTTATAATGGCTTATGTTATTCAAACAGGAAGAATAAcatattttgtttttcaAACAATCAAGAAAATCAAAAAGATGAtagaataaatatagagaccaatcataattatatgaataataatacacataataataataataataataataataatatacattcTTATCTTCCAAACAGATATGGTGACAAATCTAGTAACCATCAAACTAAAGAACGAAGAAAATTACATACAAGCAATctaattaataatatggaaaCAAACAATGAGAGAGAAGAAGAGAAGAAATGCTCTTCTGttttttctataaataaTCTACAATGTGGTACtagaaaatatatcaaGTCAGCAAGTGTATGTAATTTTTCTTGTggtaatttttttaataattcaaaggatgaagatatatataataacaaaataatagaaaatgaatgttttaatttaaaaacaGGTACCAATGTATcaacaaaaaataaaaaaaaaatgatacCAAATTTTGAAAGACATACAgtttcttcttttataaaaaatttaagTGCTCAAAAAAGTTtacaagaaaaaattaataatcatcatatgatgataaaaaaaaaaatgtatgaaaataaagaaagGAGAACTAGCACAAATACATGCTGCACTACCTTATGTGGACCCCTTACAAAAACAGAATTACAAAGAAATTTTctaaatgatataaattatatagGTGATATggatgatatatataatatgaataaattaaaatggatacaacataataataataatataaaacaaaagaaTAATCATATACATGAAAGATGTGAAGATGGAACATGTGATAATTATGAAGATTATAATATAGATGAAAATAACATAGACTTAAACAacatacataaaaattatattaatgatgataaaatattagtttataaaaaattattaaacaATGTTATGAACaagaaaaatgaaaaatataacattaGAAAGAAATCTAAATTATctatagaaaaaaaaattgattTATTTCATATGAACTCATTGAATGAAGATTATTCGTGGGTAAAAAATCtaagaaattataataatacacaagaaaataaaaatgaaaagataaataaaaataaaaatgaaaaaaaaatatctttacaaaaaattagtttgatatcaaaaaaatcgtctaacatattaaataattcttatgatgataataatgttattataaatgaaaatcaaaaaattaatcaaacaaacaaaaaatcAAACAAACAAAccaaatatatatctacatccaaattaaataataataatatcaatcTAGAAGATAATGTCAAGGGGAATTGTCACTCTTATAATCATAGTGTAGGCAATACATATCCTCTTATGaataattcattatatatggatatgaaaaaagaaaatgtaaaaaaaaaaaatgtagaacaaaaaaatgtaaaaaaaaaaaatgtagaacaaaaaaatgtaaaacaaaaaaatgtagtacaaaaaaatgtaaaaaaaaaaaatgtatatatagAAGATACAACAAATTTCAAAAATCATTTagaaaattatgaaaatgacaaaaaaaaagaattaaataataatgaaaattataacaataataatattcttccaaataattatcataGTAATAAAGACATGTGGTCACACAAACATATAACACTTCCTCgtttatatgaaaataataattctttatcATGTAATCATCAAATTAATTTAGAAGATAAAATGccattaaaaaaaattaaccAACATAAAAGTGATATGATCCAAGAAAATTATCAAcatatgaaatatttattaaataataataataataataaagaagctaaatattttgagcttttaatatcatccccccaaaaaaataatatacaacCATGTGAACAATCTAGTTGTATTAATACATCAAATAttgattataatataacGGATGAGTCTATTACTGGGTgtatgaataatatatttactaatattaaaaaaaaaaaaagtaataataataataataatattaaatatgttaatattaAACTACAAGGTAATAAACTAACgttaaatgataatttatatataaagaaaaacGAATCTAATCATATAACcaaagaaaataatattcacatcaataataataataataataataataataactACATCcataatcatatatataataatacatgcagtaatcaaaataataattatatacattcCTTATCAAAGGATACATCgaaaaaaacaaatgaaaaaacctcaaacattttaaatatgaataaatatgCTACAAAGGAGGAGTATTCTCAAAACAATGTAAAAGAACaagataaaatatttcaagACACAAATAATTTCcaaaattttaataatataatatgtaataaaataatagatgcacctttaaaaaatatgtcatttaataataatataccAGATAATATAGATACAAATCCAGATGAATTTTCAGGTACCAAAACTTTAAGCATCTATAACAATCATCTAATCAAAGAAAAcgaaaataatgatatatataaaaataatgatatatgtaaaaataatgacatatataaaaataatgatatatataaaaataattttaattctCATGAGGAGAATATAACTAATCCATTGGCCTTATCAAAAGAAAATA